A genome region from Streptomyces antimycoticus includes the following:
- a CDS encoding glycosyltransferase family 39 protein: protein MAISPALDTARGAPRVHPAPPVRRRPGPAVVALAPAGLALALGLWGIRRENSMWRDESTTYQVAHRSVGEIGHLLGNADVAHGLYYLLMHAVFALWDGGLLALRLPSVLAMAATAAGVGLLGHRLAGPRAGLIAGLVFPLAPAVQRYAPEGRSYALVSAAVVAATHLLLSAVARPRKRTWAGYAAVASLACLLHEFAILAVAAHGVALYGARVGARPGWAWAQAASVVAVVLAPLVIVSQQQAALVGWISAPGPPELLGFGALALNGLVCARGPLPARGPVPLRDLALALLILPPAVLMAVSYLHPLYVDRYVLYAYVGLALLIGARLDALSRTVVVPRALAGGLAVAAVAALLPYSLQLRTPRSRLDDTIAAARAVRELGRPGDGVLFLPARRREPIMSSPEDFRGLRELALAQHAIPSGTLHGIELPAPRIRARMLTAGRIVTVNDPPGQPLDDTPQERVKREVLAEHFHRCAVRDVTGMRIVLYGRAGRC from the coding sequence ATGGCCATCTCGCCCGCCCTCGACACCGCCCGGGGCGCCCCACGCGTCCACCCGGCGCCCCCGGTGCGCCGCCGCCCCGGCCCGGCCGTCGTCGCGCTCGCCCCGGCCGGGCTGGCGCTGGCGCTCGGGCTGTGGGGGATCCGCCGGGAGAACAGCATGTGGCGGGACGAGTCGACGACGTACCAGGTCGCGCACCGTAGCGTCGGCGAGATCGGCCATCTCCTCGGCAACGCGGACGTGGCGCACGGCCTCTACTACCTGCTGATGCACGCCGTCTTCGCCCTCTGGGACGGCGGACTGCTCGCCCTGCGGCTCCCCTCGGTGCTGGCCATGGCCGCCACCGCGGCCGGGGTCGGCCTGCTCGGCCACCGGCTCGCCGGACCCCGCGCCGGACTCATCGCCGGGCTGGTCTTCCCACTGGCCCCGGCGGTGCAGCGGTACGCACCGGAGGGGCGGTCGTACGCCCTGGTCAGCGCCGCCGTCGTGGCGGCCACGCATCTGCTGCTGAGCGCCGTGGCCAGGCCCCGCAAGCGCACCTGGGCCGGATACGCCGCCGTCGCCTCGCTGGCCTGTCTGCTGCACGAGTTCGCGATCCTGGCCGTCGCCGCGCACGGCGTCGCGCTGTACGGGGCCCGGGTGGGGGCGCGGCCCGGCTGGGCATGGGCGCAGGCGGCCTCCGTGGTGGCCGTGGTGCTGGCACCGCTGGTGATCGTCAGTCAGCAACAGGCGGCGCTGGTCGGCTGGATCTCCGCGCCGGGCCCGCCCGAACTGCTCGGCTTCGGCGCGCTCGCCCTGAACGGACTCGTCTGCGCCCGGGGGCCGCTGCCCGCCCGGGGCCCCGTCCCGCTGCGCGACCTCGCTCTGGCGCTGCTGATCCTGCCCCCGGCCGTGCTGATGGCGGTGTCGTATCTCCATCCGCTCTACGTCGACCGCTATGTGCTCTATGCCTACGTCGGTCTCGCGCTGCTGATCGGCGCCCGGCTGGACGCGCTCTCGCGCACCGTCGTCGTCCCGCGGGCGCTGGCCGGGGGACTGGCGGTGGCCGCCGTGGCGGCCCTGCTGCCGTACTCGCTCCAGCTGCGGACCCCGCGGAGCCGGCTCGACGACACCATCGCGGCCGCGCGCGCCGTACGGGAACTGGGGCGGCCCGGCGACGGGGTGCTCTTCCTGCCCGCGCGGCGCCGGGAGCCGATCATGTCCAGCCCGGAGGACTTCCGGGGCCTGCGGGAGCTGGCGCTGGCCCAGCACGCGATCCCCTCGGGCACGCTGCACGGCATCGAGCTGCCCGCACCGCGGATCCGGGCCCGGATGCTGACGGCCGGGCGGATCGTCACGGTGAACGACCCGCCCGGCCAGCCGCTGGACGACACCCCTCAGGAGCGGGTGAAACGGGAGGTGCTCGCGGAGCACTTCCACCGATGCGCCGTCAGGGACGTCACCGGGATGCGGATCGTGCTCTACGGGCGCGCGGGGCGGTGCTGA
- a CDS encoding translation initiation factor IF-2 has protein sequence MSSVGIRLGAPGARPRTRGLVWLVARQHRAALWAGLAAVAAIAAYIVWQRAGMVGYLRAHDIQDCADWKRFCHGRRTHLERGSDPTIDALRHLTDTYRTPLLHTGRLLIALPALIGVFIGAPLFARELEMGTHQLVWTQSVSRTRWVIAKLALPLVAVTAGTAVLAALYTWWWRAARTQFQDIAWGTAVPFDATGPAAVALAPLAFFLGAAAGLLLRRTVPAMAVTLGVTAGVQYGLAALRPHLMTPRTIVSDASGDFVHTPLEVFFTSWRGIGDGYLARSGAKIPSDRCSSAIGQDGWNRCLARFGATERQYEELHPASHYWPMQWMQAGICLAVAVALAAFCVWWIRRRPAVKEAA, from the coding sequence ATGAGCTCGGTCGGCATACGGCTCGGCGCCCCCGGCGCCCGGCCCCGCACCCGAGGGCTGGTGTGGCTGGTGGCGCGGCAGCACCGGGCCGCCCTCTGGGCGGGCCTCGCCGCCGTCGCGGCGATCGCCGCGTACATCGTCTGGCAGCGCGCCGGGATGGTCGGCTATCTGCGGGCGCACGACATCCAGGACTGCGCGGACTGGAAGCGGTTCTGCCACGGCAGGCGCACCCATCTGGAGCGGGGATCCGACCCCACGATCGACGCGCTCCGCCACCTCACCGACACCTACCGCACGCCGCTGCTCCATACCGGACGGCTGCTCATCGCGCTGCCCGCGCTGATCGGCGTCTTCATCGGCGCGCCCCTGTTCGCCCGGGAACTGGAGATGGGCACCCACCAGTTGGTGTGGACCCAGTCCGTCAGCCGCACCCGCTGGGTCATCGCCAAACTCGCCCTGCCCCTGGTCGCCGTCACGGCCGGCACCGCGGTCCTCGCGGCCCTCTACACCTGGTGGTGGCGGGCGGCCCGGACCCAGTTCCAGGACATCGCCTGGGGCACCGCCGTGCCGTTCGACGCGACCGGCCCGGCCGCCGTCGCCCTCGCCCCGCTGGCCTTCTTCCTCGGCGCGGCGGCCGGGCTGCTGCTGCGGCGCACCGTGCCCGCGATGGCCGTCACCCTGGGGGTCACCGCCGGTGTCCAGTACGGGCTCGCCGCCCTGCGCCCCCATCTGATGACCCCGCGGACGATCGTCTCCGACGCCAGTGGCGACTTCGTGCACACCCCCCTTGAGGTCTTCTTCACCTCCTGGCGCGGCATCGGCGACGGCTATCTGGCCCGCTCCGGGGCGAAGATCCCCTCGGACCGCTGCTCGTCCGCCATCGGCCAGGACGGCTGGAACCGCTGCCTCGCCCGATTCGGCGCCACCGAGAGGCAGTACGAGGAGCTGCACCCGGCGAGCCACTACTGGCCGATGCAGTGGATGCAGGCCGGGATCTGCCTGGCCGTGGCCGTCGCGCTCGCCGCGTTCTGCGTGTGGTGGATCCGTCGGCGGCCCGCGGTGAAGGAGGCGGCATGA
- a CDS encoding ABC transporter ATP-binding protein yields the protein MTDEIDAAGALEAFGLGKTYRRGWALRDVAFHLPAGRICALVGPNGSGKSTLLSLAAGLLTPTTGTLRVFGQEPSAPAARERVAFVAQDKPLYPRFSVADTLRLGRELNPRWDQKAAERVVEEAEVPLSARVGSLSGGQRTCVALALALGKRADLLLLDEPMSDQDPLRRHRMMGVLMAEAAERGTGVVISTHVLAELDGVCDYLLLMGGGRIRLAGEADEIQAAHRVVTGPSATGGGTPAALARHTVVDTRTTGRQLTALIRPEGTPSGDGWIVTEPSLEEVLLGYLRAPDAPPLLADGTRTPDTEVGA from the coding sequence GTGACCGACGAGATCGACGCGGCCGGCGCGCTGGAGGCGTTTGGGCTGGGCAAGACGTACCGGCGCGGCTGGGCCCTGAGAGATGTCGCCTTCCACCTGCCCGCCGGGCGGATCTGCGCGCTGGTGGGCCCCAACGGGTCCGGCAAGAGCACCCTGCTGTCCCTCGCCGCCGGCCTGCTGACCCCGACCACCGGCACGCTGCGGGTCTTCGGCCAGGAGCCCTCCGCGCCCGCCGCCCGCGAGCGCGTCGCCTTCGTCGCCCAGGACAAGCCGCTCTACCCACGCTTCTCCGTCGCCGACACCCTGCGCCTGGGCCGGGAGCTCAACCCCCGCTGGGACCAGAAGGCCGCCGAACGGGTGGTGGAGGAGGCCGAGGTGCCGCTGTCCGCCCGCGTCGGCTCGCTCTCCGGCGGCCAGCGCACCTGTGTGGCCCTCGCCCTCGCCCTCGGCAAACGCGCCGATCTGCTCCTGCTGGACGAGCCGATGTCCGATCAGGACCCGCTGCGCCGCCACCGGATGATGGGCGTGCTGATGGCCGAGGCCGCCGAGCGCGGCACCGGCGTGGTCATCTCCACCCATGTGCTCGCCGAACTCGACGGAGTCTGCGACTACCTGCTGCTGATGGGCGGCGGCCGGATCCGCCTGGCGGGCGAGGCGGACGAGATCCAGGCCGCCCACCGCGTCGTCACCGGCCCGAGCGCGACCGGCGGCGGCACACCGGCCGCGCTCGCCCGCCACACGGTGGTCGATACCCGCACCACGGGCCGTCAGCTCACCGCGCTGATACGCCCGGAGGGCACCCCGAGCGGAGACGGCTGGATCGTCACCGAACCCTCCCTCGAAGAGGTCCTGCTCGGCTATCTGCGCGCTCCCGACGCCCCGCCGCTGCTCGCGGACGGCACGCGGACGCCCGATACGGAGGTGGGGGCATGA
- a CDS encoding GntR family transcriptional regulator, translating to MVEYRIDRRSGIATYLQIVQQTKQALRLGLLQPGDRLPTAKEVVAATAINPNTVLKAYRELEREGLVEPRPGLGTFVRRSLARPGAAADSPLRAELADWTDRARAAGLDREDVTALVASVLEERFGETATLSERGHEEDGENR from the coding sequence ATGGTCGAGTACCGCATCGACCGGCGCAGCGGCATCGCCACCTATCTGCAGATCGTCCAGCAGACCAAACAGGCGCTCCGCCTCGGACTGCTGCAGCCCGGGGACCGGCTGCCCACGGCCAAGGAGGTTGTCGCGGCCACCGCCATCAACCCCAATACCGTCCTGAAGGCATACCGCGAGCTGGAGCGCGAGGGCCTGGTCGAACCCCGGCCGGGCCTGGGCACCTTCGTCCGCCGGTCGCTGGCCCGGCCCGGTGCCGCCGCGGACTCGCCGCTGCGCGCGGAGCTCGCCGACTGGACCGACCGGGCCCGCGCCGCCGGGCTCGACCGGGAGGACGTGACGGCGCTGGTCGCCTCGGTCCTCGAAGAGCGCTTTGGCGAGACCGCCACCCTCAGCGAGCGTGGCCACGAGGAAGACGGTGAGAACCGGTGA
- a CDS encoding transporter — protein MKTGTAQRPGPPQTGSPPRPRHTGSPLSPRGPLWLAWRRQRTVLVTGGVLILALAGYLVYQRTGMAALIHDRDVADCRLWRDCNGAPLESSDRLSEAFVRLETYRVALLDTARLMLAIPAVIGAFVGAPLIAREFESGTAALVWTQSVGRVRWLIATLALPVVATLAATTLLAGLFTWWWWPVRGTFPDVHWGDTLPFDVMGPAFVALSLLSLLLGTAFGLLLRRTLPAMACTLAVTAGVVYGLQQLRPHLMPRLTVTAGVHVHAEAPFGGWYVGSGYLDGTGARVDGSVCTGLGGWPAIFRCLDRRHLAEEYEDYHPIGHFWPMQWMQAGICLAVAVALAAFCVWWIGRRRA, from the coding sequence ATGAAGACCGGGACCGCCCAGCGCCCGGGCCCGCCGCAGACCGGCTCCCCGCCGAGGCCGCGGCACACCGGCTCCCCGCTGAGCCCGCGCGGTCCGCTCTGGCTGGCCTGGCGCCGCCAGCGGACCGTTCTGGTGACGGGCGGCGTGCTGATCCTCGCCCTCGCCGGATATCTCGTGTACCAGCGCACCGGCATGGCCGCCCTGATCCACGACCGGGACGTCGCCGACTGCCGGCTGTGGCGCGACTGCAACGGGGCGCCCCTGGAGTCCTCGGACAGGCTCTCCGAGGCGTTCGTCCGGCTGGAGACCTACCGTGTGGCGCTGCTCGACACCGCACGGCTGATGCTCGCGATCCCGGCCGTCATCGGGGCCTTCGTCGGCGCCCCGCTGATCGCGCGCGAATTCGAGAGCGGCACCGCCGCGCTCGTCTGGACCCAGTCGGTCGGCAGGGTGCGCTGGCTCATCGCCACGCTCGCCCTCCCCGTCGTCGCCACCCTGGCGGCCACCACCCTGCTGGCCGGGCTGTTCACCTGGTGGTGGTGGCCGGTGCGCGGCACCTTCCCGGACGTCCACTGGGGCGACACCCTGCCCTTCGACGTGATGGGTCCGGCCTTCGTGGCGCTGTCCCTGCTGTCCCTCTTGCTCGGCACGGCCTTCGGCCTGCTGCTCCGGCGGACGCTGCCCGCCATGGCCTGCACCCTCGCCGTCACCGCCGGCGTGGTGTACGGCCTCCAGCAGCTGCGCCCGCATCTGATGCCCCGGCTCACCGTGACAGCGGGCGTCCACGTCCACGCGGAGGCGCCGTTCGGAGGGTGGTACGTCGGCTCGGGGTATCTCGACGGGACCGGTGCCAGGGTCGACGGGTCGGTCTGCACGGGGCTCGGCGGGTGGCCGGCCATCTTCCGCTGCCTCGACCGCCGCCACCTGGCCGAGGAGTATGAGGACTACCACCCCATCGGCCACTTCTGGCCGATGCAGTGGATGCAGGCCGGGATCTGCCTGGCCGTGGCCGTCGCGCTCGCCGCGTTCTGCGTGTGGTGGATCGGGCGCAGACGGGCCTGA